agaactCATCATGGGCACACACCTGTATCAAGCAGCTTCCTTCTTCCCTCTCAAgaaatatacatataaatatttcTATAGATAGAGAAGGGAGGATGATGATGGGTGACCATGTGATTTGATGAATTGGATTCGATTTCTCTGTAAAAGCTGAGGATTCTCTGCATTTTCTCACTTGCTTTTGTTTCCCATTTTATATAATTTCGAGGGAAAGAAAGATCTAACACCGCTTTCGGACAGAATTCATGTCTGATTTTCCAGGAAAAGTTGCTAGATTTTCCTGCAATATTTCTGTTACTCGCATCCCAAGAAGCTAAATTTGGTCTTTTGGTCTCTCTTTATCTTTTGGGTTTCTGTTTTTAGGGTTTGTTTGTAAGAGAAATGCTTGTGTGCATTCTCTCTGTCTCGCTGTTTCTGTAATTTGGTATATTTGTTTCGATCTCATTTGCGAATCTGATCTCCTTTTTCACTAGGGTTTGTTTTTTTTGGAATCTGTCCGCGGTTAATCTGCTATCTCAGAGTATCATTTTTGGGTTTTCTCAGCTATCTGTGTTTTCTTGCGTTCGTTGTTTGAAGAGCTTGTAATTTCTGTGCCCTAGGGTTTTGTTTGCACTAATAATACGACCTGTTCTGTGCAAAATTTGTTTTAGACGTTTTATTCTTGTGGTTTTCTGCGTGATTTAGAGGTTTCTGTGGATGGATAAAGATAAAGCCCCAAGTCACAGTGGTGGTTTGCCGCCTCCATCTGGTCGTTTCTCTAGTTTTTCACCCCCTGGGAGttcttttaatgtgaaacctgagCCATTATCGGCTGCATTTCCTCCGATGGCTCCAGCTACTAGTTCAGACCCTAGTAATTTCGGTCATGGATCTGATTCTAGCCGCTTTAGTCATGACATTAGCCGAATGCCTGATAACCCACCTAAGAAATTGGGTCACCGACGTGCTCATTCAGAAATTCTCACTCTCCCTGATGATATTAGCTTTGATAGTGATCTTGGCGTAGTAGGTGGTGCAGATGGGCCCTCTTTCTCCGATGAGACTGAGGAAGATTTATTTTCAATGTACCTTGATATGGATAAGTTCAATTCAACCTCTGCCACATCAGCTTTTCAATTGGGGGAGTCATCAACTCCTCCACCGTTAGCACCAGCACCAGCAATACCAGCTGATGTTAGTCCTGGCGCTAGTGAAAGGCCTAGAGTTAGGCACCAACATAGCCATTCAATGGATGGATCAACCTCTATCAAGCCAGAGATGCTCATATCTGGTGCAGAGGACGTTTCTGCAGCTGATACTAAGAAAGCCATGTCTGCTGCAAAGCTTGCTGAACTTGCTCTTATTGATCCCAAACGTGCAAAAAGGTGTAACCTCTTTGTTCTATTTACATTTAGTCTTTCTTTAAGGTCTGTTTGTTATGTGGAGATTGTTTTGGTgctaataattttagttaaagccTTTTAACAAGTAAATTGTTTTTATGGACCAAGGCACTAAAGGAGTCGCCATCCATGTACTTTAGGGAGTGGTAGAAGTATCGTGTATGGAGGGAAAGGTTTGAATGGAAATTAAAATGTCTCTATGTTCAAAAGCAttgtttttttttggttttggcCTTTTGGGACTCTTCTAGTTTGTTCGTGCTGAGAACAACAGTTTTACAAAGTGTTGAACTGAATTGTGTTAATTTATCATAACGTGCTAATTTATCATAATGTGCTTGTTATAGGTTACAGCATGTCTGACTTATGAAGGACCTATTGTAGGATtcaccctttttatgttcaaTTAGAGTTTTCTTCTCAGTTAGTTTTTTGAGTCCCTATTTCCGACTACCATTCCCTTGCAACCATCACAAGGGATGAAAGCATATTGCTAACTTTTATGGGTTTTAGATTGTTGTCTCATGTTCTTTTCTTCATATCATAGGATCTGGGCAAATAGACAATCAGCTGCAAGGTCAAAGGAAAGGAAAATGCGATATATAGCTGAACTTGAACGTAAAGTGCAGACACTTCAAACGGAAGCAACATCATTGTCTGCTCAACTGACTCTATTACAGGTAAGTTGCATCATAGTAACGCGTGGTATCTGTGTTTActtgattatattatatttgttcTAGTCTATGTATCCAATTTATTGTTCACTTCTTGATTAGGGAAGCGTCTATGTGGAACATATCTTGCCTTTACAGTGACAATCTATTTGACTTTTTCTTATTGGTTCTTTGTTTCTAGAGGGATACAAATGGTCTGACTGCTGAAAATAGTGAACTCAAACTGCGGTTGCAAACAATGGAGCAGCAGGTCCACTTGCAAGATGGTGAGTCTCTACCTTTAGTGATTTGTTTGTAAAAGAAGCCAATTATAGTTGGTTTGGTCCATtactagttaattaattaatttattttttgagagAATACTAGAACTGAGGCCATAtgaattcagttcaattttttgCTATATTTCTTTGGATTTTGAACAAGAGTTTGACAAGCTTCAAACAATTTGGTGAAGATAAGAGAAAAAGGAAATGTTTATTCTTATATGTGTATGTCATGCATTTAATCTAGTTAAAATGTTTCCTGTTGTTTTACTTTTTACCCCTTTTCTCCTTTTCTATTCTTTCCTATATTATTTTGGAGTTACCTCGTGGTGAAATCCCTCAGACAGTGGTCTTTCTATTGGGGTTTATAATAATTATGGCTTCTCTTCTATTTTATATCTTGTTTATCTATGCTTTTTCtcttaattaaagaaaattgatGAACCAAATGTAGGAAGTTATGGTTTTGAGACATGATATCATTTTTCCTTCTATTCTTTCTGAAAATGGAATGGCACTCGGT
This sequence is a window from Manihot esculenta cultivar AM560-2 chromosome 4, M.esculenta_v8, whole genome shotgun sequence. Protein-coding genes within it:
- the LOC110613607 gene encoding probable transcription factor PosF21; the protein is MDKDKAPSHSGGLPPPSGRFSSFSPPGSSFNVKPEPLSAAFPPMAPATSSDPSNFGHGSDSSRFSHDISRMPDNPPKKLGHRRAHSEILTLPDDISFDSDLGVVGGADGPSFSDETEEDLFSMYLDMDKFNSTSATSAFQLGESSTPPPLAPAPAIPADVSPGASERPRVRHQHSHSMDGSTSIKPEMLISGAEDVSAADTKKAMSAAKLAELALIDPKRAKRIWANRQSAARSKERKMRYIAELERKVQTLQTEATSLSAQLTLLQRDTNGLTAENSELKLRLQTMEQQVHLQDALNDALKEEIQHLKVLTGQAMPNGGPMMNFASFGAGQQFYPNNHAMHTLLTTQQFQQLQIHSQKQQQQFQQHQLHQLQQQQQEQQQQRVGDLKMRGTMSSPNQKDNASDINPPATND